The Methylocystis bryophila genome contains the following window.
ATCATCGAAAAATATGGAGAGGAGAAATGGGCAGAGACAAGGAAAAAAGCTAGGGTAGAGGTCGAAGCTTTCATCAGCAATGAGCCCTATCCGGACGACGTCACCTACCATCTTGTCGGCGCCGCGCACGACATCTTGGGTTTTCGCGTCTCAGACCTGATGCACGAGTTCGGCGTCAGATGGATGACCAAGACGGCGCAAGAAAATTTTGGGGCCTTGTTGCGCGCGGCGGGCGCAAGCCTCAAGGAATTCCTGCTTAATCTTCCCCAGTTCCATGCGAAGGTGCAATTGATTTATCCCAAGCTGCGGCCCCCTGAATTCAAATGTAGCGATGTTGGCGAAGATTCGCTCAGGCTGCATTACTTCTCGTATCGACCGGGACTCGTCGACTTCGTCGCGGGTCTGCTTGACGGGCTTGGCGAGGTCTACGGCGCGCTGGTAACCGTGACCTTGCTGGAGGCCAAAGCGAAGGGAGCGGATCACGACGTGTTTGAGGTAAAATGGATCTCTCGAGCGAAATCGCCATGATGACTAACACGAGTACCGAGGGATTGCTGCGAGCTTTTCCTTTCTTTCTCGCCTGGGACGAAAGCGACGTCATTGTCAGCGCCGGACCCTCTCTTGCAAAATACTGCCCCCGCGCCAAAATAGGCGCGCGCACGCAAGAGGTGTTTCTTTTGCGTCGCCCGTCGGGATTGCTATCCACCGAGTTCGCGAGGCAAAACTCCAGCGCCTTATTCATTCTCGAAGACAGGGAGAACGGTCGCGTTCTGCGCGGGTCGCTGTTGTTCCTGGAGAGCCCGCGATCGATCGTCATGCTCGCGACTCCGTGGATCACGAGTCCGGCGCAACTGTTGGAATACGGGCTCACGCTGGATGACCTCGGCGTGCAGGATCAGACTTTGGACATGCTCCAGCTCCTGCAGACGCAGGAGGTGGCTGCCGAGGACTTGAAGCGGCTCAATCGCATGCTCACGGAGCAACGGGCCAAGCTGCATGAGCAGGAGGCGCAATCGCGCAAGCTCGCGCTCGTCGCCTCGCGGACCGACAACGCCGTGATCGTCACCGACGCCACGGGCCGAATCGAATGGGTGAACGACGCTTTCACCCGCATCACCGGCTGGCGGGCTGGAGAAGTGGCAGGGCGAAAGCCCGGCGAATTTCTGCAAGGTCCCGAAACCGACCCGAAAGTCGCTCGTTTCATGTCCGAGGAGCTGCGCGCCGGGCGCGGCTTCACCGTGAAGCTCATCAACTATCGTCGCAGCGGCGAAAAATTCTGGTTTGCGATCGAGGTCCAGCCCCTCTTCAACGAGGCGGGCGAATTGACCAACTTCATGGCGATCGAAAGCGACATCACCGAACGCAAGGAGAGCGAAGAGGCGATTCAGAAATATCGACAGCATCTCGAGGAGATCGTCGAGGAGCGGACCCGGGAGCTGCAGCGCAATAAATTCCTGCTCGAGGCGATCGTAAAAAGCAGTCCAAACGGTATCTTGCTGATCGACGACCAGGGCCGCATCAAGATGACCAATGCGGCGTTGGACCGGATGTTCGGATATGGAGGCTCAGAGCTCTTGGGGCGTCGGGTGGAGATGCTCGTTCCGCAACCGCTGCGCGAAGAACATGCGCTCTTACAAGGCGCATTCCCAGGCGGCCCCAGCGCCCGGCCAATGGGCGAGAATGCGGATCTGCATGGCCAGCGCAAGGATGGATCCATCTTTCCCATCGACGTCGCGCTCGCCTCCTTTACGGTCGGCGATGAGCAATTCGTCCAGGCTACCGTCGCCGACGTCACGGATCGCAAGCGAGCCGAAAGCGCCTGGCGCGAGTTGAACGCCACTTTGGAGCACAAGGTCGAGGAGCGGACCCTCGAGCTCGCGGCCGCCAGCGCGGCCAAAAGCGAATTCCTGGCCAATATGAGCCATGAAATCCGCACGCCCATGAATGGGATGCTTGGACTCGCGCAGCTTCTGGAGCGAGAGCCGCTCTCCGAAGACCAGCTCACCGTGGTGCGCCGGCTGCGGCAGGCGGGCCAGTCGCTGCTCGGAATCCTCAACGACATACTGGATTTTTCCAAGATCGAGGCGGGACATCTGCGGTTGGATCCGCGACCGTTCGAGCTGCCGCCCATGCTGGCGCAAATCTCCAGTCTTTTGGGAGTCACCGCGCATGAGAAAGGGCTGAATTTCCACCTCGACGATCCGCCGCTGCTTTCCGGCGCCTTGATCGGGGACGCGCTGCGACTGGAGCAGGTTTTGATGAACCTCCTCGGCAACGCCATAAAATTCACTGAACGCGGCGCGATCGATCTGCGCATCCAGGCGCTATCGGTCACGGCTTCCCACGTCCGCCTCCGATTCGAGATCAAAGACACTGGCATCGGCATCTCGCCGCAGCAACTGGCAGGTCTATTCACGCCGTTCACGCAGGCGGATGGGGCCATCACGCGCCGCTTCGGCGGCACGGGCCTGGGGCTGTCAATCTGCAAGCGCCTCGTCGAGCTGATGCACGGAGAGATCGGCGTGGAGAGCGCGCCGGGGGCTGGAAGCACTTTCTGGTTCGAGGCGGTTTTCGAGCGCTCGGTTGAGAGGCAGGCGACAAGCCTTGCGCCCGCGCCTCCCGCCTTCGAATGCGCGACGCGGCTGTCGGGGCTGCGATGTCTCGTCGTCGATGACAGTCGCATGAACCGTGAGGTCGTTCAGCGCATGCTGATGCATGAAGGCGCCCGCGCCGTCCTCGCCGGAGACGGTCAACAGGCCCTGCAATATTTGAGCGCGCAGAACGAAGCCTTCGACGCGGTGCTCATGGACGTGCAAATGCCGGTAATGGACGGATTGGCGGCCACGCGCGCCATTCGGGAGAAGCTCGGCCTCGTGGATCTTCCGATCATTGCGCTCACCGCGGGGGTTCTGGACGAACAGCGTCGCCAAGTGTTGGAAGCCGGCGCTGACGATTTCCTCGCCAAGCCCGTGGACATGGACGCGCTCGTGGACGTTCTGCTTCGTTTTGCCGGAAGTCGCTTGCGCCCGCCGGAAGCCAGCCCAACATTGCCGAGAATACGGGGCGTCGATAGCGAGCAGGCCTTGCTGATGCTCGGAGGAGACCAGGATCTATTCTTGCAGCTACTACAGAGCTTCGTTACAGAATTCGCGGCAACGCCCGAGGAAGTGCGCGAGACCTTGGACCGCGGTGATCGCAGACGAGCGGCGGATCTGTTGCACGCCTTCCGCGGCGCGGCCGGCTACATCGGGGCGGGCGACTCAGCGCAGGCGGCAGAGATGCTCGAGCACAGCATTCGCGGGGACCGCTCCGATCTGGCTTTCCGCGTGACCGCCTTTGAAACTCTGGCTTCAGTCCTCCTGGAAGGGGCGCGCGCGCATTTGGCGAGCAGTGGCCAAGGGGAGGATGTCCGATGCTAGCGGACGCCTCTCAAAATCATGTCCGCGAATCGCGAGCGCTAACGCTTGGCCTGGATCGGCGGCCCTCGTCGGCATACGCAAGCCTGACTTATTCTGAGGCGAAAGGA
Protein-coding sequences here:
- a CDS encoding PAS domain S-box protein translates to MMTNTSTEGLLRAFPFFLAWDESDVIVSAGPSLAKYCPRAKIGARTQEVFLLRRPSGLLSTEFARQNSSALFILEDRENGRVLRGSLLFLESPRSIVMLATPWITSPAQLLEYGLTLDDLGVQDQTLDMLQLLQTQEVAAEDLKRLNRMLTEQRAKLHEQEAQSRKLALVASRTDNAVIVTDATGRIEWVNDAFTRITGWRAGEVAGRKPGEFLQGPETDPKVARFMSEELRAGRGFTVKLINYRRSGEKFWFAIEVQPLFNEAGELTNFMAIESDITERKESEEAIQKYRQHLEEIVEERTRELQRNKFLLEAIVKSSPNGILLIDDQGRIKMTNAALDRMFGYGGSELLGRRVEMLVPQPLREEHALLQGAFPGGPSARPMGENADLHGQRKDGSIFPIDVALASFTVGDEQFVQATVADVTDRKRAESAWRELNATLEHKVEERTLELAAASAAKSEFLANMSHEIRTPMNGMLGLAQLLEREPLSEDQLTVVRRLRQAGQSLLGILNDILDFSKIEAGHLRLDPRPFELPPMLAQISSLLGVTAHEKGLNFHLDDPPLLSGALIGDALRLEQVLMNLLGNAIKFTERGAIDLRIQALSVTASHVRLRFEIKDTGIGISPQQLAGLFTPFTQADGAITRRFGGTGLGLSICKRLVELMHGEIGVESAPGAGSTFWFEAVFERSVERQATSLAPAPPAFECATRLSGLRCLVVDDSRMNREVVQRMLMHEGARAVLAGDGQQALQYLSAQNEAFDAVLMDVQMPVMDGLAATRAIREKLGLVDLPIIALTAGVLDEQRRQVLEAGADDFLAKPVDMDALVDVLLRFAGSRLRPPEASPTLPRIRGVDSEQALLMLGGDQDLFLQLLQSFVTEFAATPEEVRETLDRGDRRRAADLLHAFRGAAGYIGAGDSAQAAEMLEHSIRGDRSDLAFRVTAFETLASVLLEGARAHLASSGQGEDVRC
- a CDS encoding heme NO-binding domain-containing protein, producing MYGLVNRALEELIIEKYGEEKWAETRKKARVEVEAFISNEPYPDDVTYHLVGAAHDILGFRVSDLMHEFGVRWMTKTAQENFGALLRAAGASLKEFLLNLPQFHAKVQLIYPKLRPPEFKCSDVGEDSLRLHYFSYRPGLVDFVAGLLDGLGEVYGALVTVTLLEAKAKGADHDVFEVKWISRAKSP